A window of the Streptomyces sp. NBC_01351 genome harbors these coding sequences:
- a CDS encoding ABC transporter ATP-binding protein — MSATGITAEALGARLELRGARLGHRGNPVLDGVDLTVEAGEVLAVVGPSGCGKSTLLRTLAGLLPPLAGTVEQDGTPITGPSADRALVFQDDALLPWRTARSNVELPLAIRASGRRTGGGGGRAQRRLVAEGWLERVGLAAHAQRLPHQLSGGQRQRVQLARALAARPRAVLMDEPFGALDAQTRAEMQDLLVDVLAGTGATVVFVTHDVDEALFLGDRVALPGTGEVLPVPAPRDRAADRTADHAELRRHIIDSL, encoded by the coding sequence ATGAGCGCGACCGGCATCACCGCCGAGGCCCTCGGGGCGCGGCTCGAACTGCGCGGGGCGCGCCTCGGGCACCGCGGGAACCCGGTGCTCGACGGGGTGGACCTGACGGTGGAAGCCGGCGAGGTGCTGGCCGTCGTGGGCCCGTCCGGGTGCGGGAAGTCCACGCTCCTGCGCACGCTGGCGGGCCTGCTGCCCCCGCTCGCCGGCACGGTGGAACAGGACGGCACCCCGATCACGGGCCCGTCCGCGGACCGGGCGCTCGTCTTCCAGGACGATGCCCTTCTGCCGTGGCGCACGGCCCGCTCCAACGTGGAACTCCCCCTCGCGATCCGCGCTTCCGGGCGCCGAACGGGCGGCGGAGGGGGGCGGGCCCAGCGGCGGCTGGTCGCCGAGGGGTGGCTGGAGCGGGTCGGGCTCGCCGCGCACGCGCAGCGGCTCCCGCACCAGCTCTCCGGCGGGCAGCGGCAGCGCGTGCAGCTGGCCCGGGCCCTCGCCGCGCGGCCGCGGGCCGTGCTCATGGACGAGCCGTTCGGCGCGCTCGACGCCCAGACCCGCGCCGAGATGCAGGACCTCCTCGTGGACGTCCTCGCCGGCACCGGGGCGACCGTCGTCTTCGTCACCCACGACGTGGACGAGGCCCTCTTCCTCGGCGACCGCGTCGCACTGCCGGGCACGGGAGAGGTGCTCCCCGTACCCGCCCCCCGGGACCGCGCCGCGGACCGCACGGCCGATCACGCCGAGCTCCGCCGGCACATCATCGACTCACTCTGA
- a CDS encoding fumarate reductase/succinate dehydrogenase flavoprotein subunit gives MDIPAIGDAEELSCDVLVIGGGTAGTMAALTAAERGARVLLLEKAHVRHSGALAMGMDGVNNAVVPGRAEPDDYVAEITRANDGIVDQSTVRQTATRGFAMVQRLESYGVKFEKDEHGEYAVRQVHRSGAYVLPMPEGKDVKKVLYRQLRRREMRERIRIENRVMPVRVLTSPEDGRAIGAAAFNTRTGAFVTVRAGAVILATGPCGRLGLPASGYLYGTYENPTNAGDGYAMAYHAGAALTGIECFQINPLIKDYNGPACAYVANPFGGYQVNRHGERFVDSDYWSGQMMSEFAAELGSDRGPVYLKLSHLPEESVASLESILHTTERPTRGTFHAGRGHDYRTHDIEMHISEIGLCGGHSASGVRVDDHARTTVARLYAAGDLASVPHNYMIGAFVFGDLAGADASRYTAYEGTLPAEQLAAAHELIYRPLRHPDGPPQPQVEYKLRRFVNDYVAPPKTGARLSLAVEAFTRMESELAGMGARTAHELMRCAEVSFIRDCAEMAARSSLARTESRWGLYHERLDHPERDDAGWLHHLDLRKSTSGAMEFTARPVEPYVVPVPEFTPVGGPSRHLGEVAPLPVATAGRAAAAPGAGTGTGSGSGAGAGSVASTGSGAAAPVPDAAGASAGPEGRTADAAHPARRAGASSPRILELLALAEESPGLDALGPYLTDPDPAVRAAAVTALGETVPDGAGPALAARLTDASPAVRTAAAAALRELLEVLPGDPELGAGLRAALTSAADADAVVRSAALEALRALRLGDAELYAAALTDADPEVRIHAVRALVSVDALPALAAAAADPAREVRVAVAKGLASVHSPATEVRASLGPLLGDPDPLVRGAALAALASTGCPGRYAEAAVAALADPAWQVRAGAAAALSAAAPGTAVPALTGALADANADVRKAAVLALLAHRDTDAARAALAEAVADPDADVRAYAGRAAA, from the coding sequence ATGGACATCCCCGCGATCGGCGACGCCGAGGAACTCTCCTGCGACGTCCTCGTCATCGGCGGCGGCACCGCCGGCACGATGGCGGCGCTGACCGCCGCCGAGCGCGGCGCGCGGGTGCTGCTCCTGGAGAAGGCGCACGTACGCCACTCCGGCGCCCTCGCCATGGGCATGGACGGGGTCAACAACGCCGTCGTCCCCGGCCGCGCCGAGCCCGACGACTACGTCGCCGAGATCACCCGCGCCAACGACGGCATCGTCGACCAGTCCACCGTCCGCCAGACCGCGACCCGCGGCTTCGCGATGGTCCAGCGGCTGGAGTCGTACGGGGTGAAGTTCGAGAAGGACGAGCACGGCGAGTACGCCGTCCGCCAGGTGCACCGCTCGGGCGCGTACGTGCTGCCCATGCCCGAGGGCAAGGACGTGAAGAAGGTCCTCTACCGGCAGCTGCGGCGCCGGGAGATGCGCGAGCGGATCCGGATCGAGAACCGGGTGATGCCGGTACGGGTCCTCACCTCGCCCGAGGACGGCCGGGCGATCGGCGCGGCCGCCTTCAACACCCGTACCGGCGCCTTCGTCACCGTCCGGGCGGGGGCCGTGATCCTCGCGACGGGCCCCTGCGGGCGGCTCGGACTCCCCGCCTCCGGATACCTGTACGGCACCTACGAGAACCCGACCAACGCCGGTGACGGCTACGCCATGGCGTACCACGCGGGCGCCGCGCTGACCGGGATCGAGTGCTTCCAGATCAACCCGCTGATCAAGGACTACAACGGGCCGGCGTGCGCGTACGTCGCCAACCCCTTCGGCGGCTACCAGGTGAACCGGCACGGCGAGCGGTTCGTCGACTCCGACTACTGGTCGGGCCAGATGATGTCGGAGTTCGCCGCCGAACTCGGCTCGGACCGGGGTCCCGTGTACCTGAAGCTCAGCCACCTCCCGGAGGAGTCGGTGGCCTCGCTCGAATCGATCCTGCACACCACCGAACGGCCGACGCGCGGCACCTTCCACGCCGGCCGCGGTCACGACTACCGCACCCACGACATCGAGATGCACATCTCGGAGATCGGGCTGTGCGGCGGCCACTCCGCCTCGGGGGTACGGGTGGACGACCACGCCCGCACCACGGTCGCCCGGCTGTACGCGGCCGGGGACCTGGCCTCCGTACCGCACAACTACATGATCGGGGCGTTCGTCTTCGGGGACCTGGCGGGCGCCGACGCCTCCCGGTACACCGCGTACGAGGGCACGCTGCCGGCGGAGCAGCTGGCGGCGGCGCACGAGCTGATCTACCGCCCGCTGCGCCACCCGGACGGCCCGCCGCAGCCGCAGGTGGAGTACAAGCTGCGGCGGTTCGTGAACGACTACGTGGCGCCGCCGAAGACGGGCGCGCGGCTGTCCCTCGCCGTGGAGGCGTTCACCCGGATGGAGTCGGAGCTCGCGGGGATGGGCGCGCGGACGGCCCACGAGCTGATGCGGTGCGCAGAGGTGTCGTTCATCCGGGACTGCGCGGAGATGGCGGCCCGGTCCTCGCTGGCGCGAACGGAGTCGCGCTGGGGGCTGTACCACGAGCGGCTCGACCATCCGGAGCGGGACGACGCGGGCTGGCTGCACCACCTGGACCTGCGCAAGTCGACTTCGGGGGCGATGGAGTTCACGGCCCGGCCGGTGGAGCCGTACGTGGTCCCGGTCCCGGAATTCACCCCGGTGGGCGGACCCTCCCGACACCTGGGCGAGGTCGCCCCGCTCCCGGTGGCGACGGCGGGGCGGGCCGCCGCCGCACCGGGCGCGGGGACCGGCACGGGCTCGGGCTCGGGCGCGGGCGCGGGCTCGGTGGCAAGCACGGGCTCGGGGGCCGCAGCGCCGGTACCTGACGCCGCCGGGGCATCCGCCGGGCCGGAGGGCCGTACGGCCGACGCAGCCCACCCGGCCCGGCGGGCCGGTGCCTCCTCTCCCCGGATCCTGGAACTCCTCGCCCTCGCCGAGGAGTCACCCGGTCTGGACGCCCTCGGCCCCTACCTCACCGACCCCGACCCGGCGGTGCGGGCCGCCGCCGTGACCGCGCTCGGCGAGACCGTCCCGGACGGGGCCGGCCCCGCGCTCGCGGCCCGGCTCACGGACGCCTCCCCGGCCGTACGGACCGCCGCCGCGGCCGCGCTGCGCGAGCTGCTGGAAGTCCTGCCGGGCGACCCGGAGCTGGGCGCCGGGCTACGCGCCGCCCTCACCTCGGCTGCGGACGCGGACGCGGTGGTGCGCTCGGCCGCGCTCGAAGCCCTGCGGGCGCTGCGCCTCGGGGACGCGGAGCTGTACGCCGCCGCGCTGACCGACGCCGACCCGGAGGTACGCATCCACGCCGTACGGGCGCTGGTCTCGGTCGACGCCCTCCCGGCACTGGCGGCGGCCGCGGCGGACCCGGCCCGCGAGGTCCGGGTCGCCGTGGCGAAGGGCCTCGCCTCGGTGCACTCCCCCGCCACCGAGGTGCGGGCCTCGCTCGGGCCGCTGCTCGGCGATCCGGACCCCCTGGTGCGGGGCGCCGCCCTGGCGGCCCTGGCCTCCACCGGCTGCCCGGGGCGGTACGCCGAGGCCGCCGTGGCGGCCCTGGCCGATCCCGCCTGGCAGGTCCGGGCGGGTGCGGCGGCCGCACTGTCGGCCGCCGCGCCCGGCACGGCCGTACCGGCGCTGACCGGGGCACTGGCCGACGCCAACGCGGACGTCCGCAAGGCCGCGGTGCTCGCGCTGCTGGCCCACCGGGACACGGACGCCGCCCGGGCGGCCCTCGCCGAGGCGGTGGCCGACCCGGACGCGGACGTCCGCGCGTACGCCGGCCGGGCGGCGGCCTGA
- a CDS encoding ABC transporter substrate-binding protein: MRNRTLAPALVLLLAPLAAACGDASGAGGASGSKTVTVTVGYQSKTINTVTAGTLLRSLGYFEQELAARGKKDGITYKVDWQDYATGAPITAQMTAGKIDIGSMGDFPLLINAARGIELKQPTRLVAVTGYNLRGGLNTVVTAPDSKLASLADLRGKKVSTSVGSAADGTLVRALQRTGIDPATGIEKLNQQPSVGASALQAGSVDALSQFVAWPGQLSFEGRAKALYDGAELNLPTFHGVTVREKFASERAGVLEDFLRAQRKATDHLRAEPVAAAEAVAKETGLPAEVVYLYNGANGIATFDPALRPELIDALKQDVPVLRDAKLLGDVDVDAFVDPEPLERASAGAPEYPKAAAARPELWLKGQARTQSFDSPRELLKAARGADVRAAYVPDAVTGTLWFADKAVWVAEGSELRAFVTQAGAKAYVDQRKGSGARIVGFAEAGALAS; encoded by the coding sequence ATGCGCAACAGAACACTCGCGCCCGCGCTCGTCCTGCTCCTCGCCCCGCTCGCCGCCGCCTGTGGCGACGCCTCCGGGGCGGGCGGGGCGTCCGGTTCGAAGACGGTCACGGTGACCGTCGGCTACCAGTCCAAGACCATCAACACCGTCACCGCCGGCACCCTGCTGCGCTCCCTCGGCTACTTCGAGCAGGAGCTCGCGGCCCGCGGCAAGAAGGACGGCATCACCTACAAGGTGGACTGGCAGGACTACGCCACCGGGGCCCCGATCACCGCCCAGATGACCGCCGGGAAGATCGACATCGGCTCGATGGGCGACTTCCCGCTGCTCATCAACGCGGCCCGCGGCATCGAGCTGAAGCAGCCCACCCGCCTCGTCGCCGTGACCGGCTACAACCTGCGCGGCGGGCTCAACACCGTGGTCACCGCCCCGGATTCGAAGCTGGCGTCCCTCGCCGACCTGCGCGGCAAGAAGGTGTCCACGAGCGTCGGATCGGCGGCCGACGGGACCCTCGTACGGGCTCTGCAGCGCACCGGGATCGACCCTGCGACCGGTATCGAGAAGCTCAACCAGCAGCCCAGCGTGGGCGCTTCGGCACTCCAGGCGGGCAGCGTGGACGCGCTGTCGCAGTTCGTGGCGTGGCCGGGGCAGTTGTCCTTCGAGGGGCGCGCGAAGGCCCTGTACGACGGCGCCGAGCTGAACCTGCCGACCTTCCACGGGGTCACCGTGCGGGAGAAGTTCGCCTCCGAGCGGGCCGGCGTACTGGAGGACTTCCTGCGGGCGCAGCGCAAGGCCACGGACCACCTGCGCGCGGAGCCGGTGGCCGCCGCCGAGGCGGTGGCCAAGGAGACCGGGCTGCCCGCGGAGGTGGTGTACCTCTACAACGGGGCCAACGGCATCGCGACCTTCGACCCGGCGCTGCGCCCGGAGCTGATCGACGCGCTGAAGCAGGACGTGCCGGTACTGAGGGACGCCAAGCTGCTCGGTGACGTGGACGTGGACGCGTTCGTGGACCCGGAGCCCCTGGAGCGGGCCTCGGCCGGGGCCCCGGAGTACCCGAAGGCGGCGGCCGCCCGGCCCGAACTGTGGCTCAAGGGCCAGGCCCGTACGCAGTCCTTCGACTCCCCGCGCGAGCTGCTGAAGGCGGCGCGCGGCGCGGACGTGCGGGCGGCGTACGTACCGGACGCGGTGACCGGGACCCTGTGGTTCGCGGACAAGGCGGTGTGGGTGGCCGAGGGCTCCGAACTGCGCGCCTTCGTCACGCAGGCGGGCGCGAAGGCGTACGTCGACCAGCGCAAGGGGTCCGGGGCGCGGATCGTGGGCTTCGCCGAGGCCGGGGCCCTGGCCTCATGA
- a CDS encoding ABC transporter permease has product MTAGRGLLRVASLGAALLLWQVLTSQDVNLWLRFEQFPTVGEVASTYVERAGTAEYWQDLGFSLRRIVTGFALAAVLGVAAGTALARSRTAHDLLGPLLEVARPVPAIALVPVAILLFPSTEQGIVFITFAAAFFPVVVSTRHAVAALTPVWEEAVLTMGGRRGRILFSVVLPGALPGIFGGLSVGIGVSWICVISAEMISGEYGVGYRTWQDYTVVDYPAVFVGMVTIGALGWLTSTAVERAGRRLTRWLPARAPAAPSSRPRPGRAVRLPGPSAAGPPAGEARSVRASRTAEPAPGRTPGSAPNPPADPPPNPPASPPAGTAPEPPGTRTREVTR; this is encoded by the coding sequence ATGACGGCCGGCCGCGGGCTGCTCCGGGTGGCTTCGCTCGGCGCGGCCCTGCTGCTGTGGCAGGTGCTGACCTCGCAGGACGTGAACCTGTGGCTGCGCTTCGAGCAGTTCCCGACGGTGGGCGAGGTGGCGTCGACGTACGTGGAGCGGGCGGGGACCGCGGAGTACTGGCAGGACCTGGGCTTCAGCCTGCGCCGGATCGTGACGGGCTTCGCGCTCGCCGCGGTGCTGGGCGTGGCCGCGGGGACGGCCCTCGCCCGCTCCCGCACGGCACACGATCTGCTGGGCCCGCTGCTGGAGGTGGCGCGGCCGGTCCCGGCCATCGCGCTCGTCCCGGTGGCGATCCTGCTGTTCCCCTCCACCGAGCAGGGGATCGTCTTCATCACCTTCGCCGCCGCGTTCTTCCCCGTGGTGGTCTCGACGCGGCACGCGGTGGCCGCGCTGACGCCGGTGTGGGAGGAGGCGGTCCTGACGATGGGCGGGCGGCGGGGGCGGATCCTGTTCTCCGTGGTCCTGCCCGGGGCCCTGCCGGGCATCTTCGGGGGCCTGTCGGTGGGCATCGGGGTGTCGTGGATCTGCGTGATCTCGGCCGAGATGATCTCCGGCGAGTACGGGGTCGGCTACCGGACCTGGCAGGACTACACGGTGGTCGACTACCCCGCCGTCTTCGTCGGCATGGTCACCATCGGGGCGCTGGGCTGGCTGACGTCCACCGCGGTGGAACGGGCGGGCCGCCGCCTGACGCGCTGGCTGCCGGCCCGCGCCCCCGCGGCCCCTTCCTCCCGGCCGCGCCCGGGCCGTGCCGTACGCCTGCCGGGCCCCTCCGCGGCGGGGCCACCGGCCGGGGAGGCCCGGTCGGTCCGGGCCTCCCGGACGGCGGAGCCCGCCCCGGGCCGGACCCCGGGCTCCGCCCCGAACCCGCCCGCCGACCCGCCCCCGAACCCGCCCGCGAGCCCGCCCGCCGGCACGGCGCCGGAGCCGCCCGGGACCCGTACCCGAGAGGTGACCAGATGA